The genomic segment GAATCCGTCGCCGAGCGTGGTTCCTGCGACAGCAATCTGGGTGAAGCCGCGTTCCACCACGTAAGCAGCGGCTAAATTCAAGCAAGGAAGGCCGGCCACGTGCCGGCCTTCATGCTTTTGTAACCACTCTGCAATGAGCTGATCCGGGCGCCGCAGACCGGCGCCGGTGCGCCTCGGTTGCGGCAACTCAGCACGATAGAATCGAATCATGATCAAAGGGATTTCCTTCATTCGTCCCACGGCGAATCGAAGCAGCTACGACCGATTAGCCGGGTTCTTTGCGGCGCTGGGATTCGAGCCCGGCCGTGGATGGGAGGAGCCTGGAGGGCAGGGTGCATCGTTCCTGGCTCCAGTAGGAAATCTCGAATTGGTGGATGGCAGCATGCCGCAGTTCGCGCCTATCGCCATCGAAGTGACTTCGCTCGATACGGTGCTCCAGGCTGCCACGCGCTGGCTCGAATCGGAAGGGCTCGACGCGGAGAAGGCACTCTCGCCGATCAGCAGCACGCATTGGAAGTCGCACTACTTCACGGTGGAGATTGAACCGGGCCAGAGCTTTTCGTTCTGGGCATGGGACGATCCATTGAAGGGCAAGCCCGTTGCCCTTGAAGGCGATCTCAGCGCCGAAGGCATGCGGTTTGCCATCGTGGTTGCGCGCTGGAACGCGGTCATCACGGATCGCCTGCTTGAGGGCGCGCTGGACGCATTGCTGCGCAGTGGCGCGCGGCGTGGCGACATCACCATCGTTCGCGTGCCCGGGGCATGGGAGATTCCGTCCGCGGCTCGTACGCTCGCCAACCAGGCCGCGGGCGGGACCGTAGCACTCGATGCTATCGTCACGCTGGGATGCCTGTTGCGCGGTGAGACGGCACACTACGAAGCGATTTACAACGAAGTGTCGCGCGGCATTGGGCAGTCGCAGCAGGAAACGGGAATTCCGCACAGCTTCGGCGTGCTTACCTGCGAGACTCTCGAGCAGGCGCTGAATCGTGCCGGCATCAAGGCTGGAAACAAGGGCTTTGAAGCCGCGGCCGCAGCCATCGAGATGGTGAGCCTGCGCCGCAAACTGCTAGAGGGAGCGAGCGCATGACGGCTGGCACGCGAAGGAAGTCGCGCGAACTCGCCATGCAGATGCTTTTCCAGCAGGACATGGGTAAGCAGTCCCCGGATCAGGTGCGCGCCACGTTCTGGAAGGCGGGCGATGAGGTGGAGGCCGAGGTGAAGGGCTTTGCCGAAGACCTGTTCCGCGTGGCCACGCTGAACCAGGAGAAAATCGACGACCTGATCACGGCGAACGCCAAGAACTGGCGGCTTGAGCGGATGCCGGCGGTCGACCGCAATCTGCTCCGCATGGCCATTGGCGAGATGATTGGTTTCAAGGGCACTCCTTTCCCTATCGTGATCAATGAGGCCCTGGAGATCGGCCGGCGCTACTCAGCGCCTGAGTCCATCAACTTCCTGAACGGCGTTCTGGATGCCGTGGCGCATAGTCTCATCGGGAAATAACATCGCCAAAGCCCCAGCGCGGGACCGTTTGCAACTCCCCTTCATAAAGCGGCGTCCAAACCCGGAGAAGGCGAGACAGGCACGAACGCAGCCCGAGGTGCCTGTCTGTGCTTTGAACCGTTGATTCCGCGGCCGCCGAATTGCTGTAAGATTGAGACTCTTAGGCAAGGCCCCGGCATCCTTCGGGCTTAGCAAATTACGGGCTTATGGAAGGGAGATCTCATATGGCGGAAGAAAGCAGCAACATCAACGGGCTTGCATGGTTTCTGGCGGGCCTGGGCATTGGAGCGCTGGCAGGCATCCTGTACGCACCCAAGAGCGGCCGCGAAACCCGTGAAGATCTGGCCAACAGCGCGCGCGAGGGCACAGAGTATCTGCGCAACCGCAGCAAGCAGGTGGCCGACCAGGTCGGCGGCATGGTCGATAAGGGCCGTGAGCAGATGGGCGACTACATGGATCGTGGCCGGGAAGTGATGGATCGCGGGCGGGCACAGTGGGAAGAGTTCGTCGAGCGCGGCAAGAGCCTGGTAGGTGACCAGTCGCGGCGCGTCTCTGAAGCGGTGGATGCGGGCAAGCAGGCATTTCGCTCCGCAACGTCAACGGCCACCTCGACGAGCGGTTCCGGCAGCGGCGCCTTCGGTTCGGGCTCGGGCAACTCCGGTACGCCGGCCTCTTCGACCGGTGGCGCTGGCGTTTAGACCAGCCTTAGCACTTGATCACCTTCATCGAACCAGGATCCCGCCAGACGATGCCCTCGAAGCACGTTTGGCGGTTCCTGCGCTATAAAAATCGACCGAGAACGTGGCGTTTTGCCTTGTGAGGCACATTTATGGACATGCAACACCTGGATACCATTCTGATCGTGATGGTCGCTATTTTCGGAGTGTCGGTGTTGCTCCACATTGGCGTTCTGGCTGGCCTGGCTATCGGCATGAGCAAGGCTGTCAAGCAAGCCAGAGAGTACGGCCAAGAGATGGAAGAAAAAGTTCTTCCGGTTCTTGCATCCACTGCGGAAGTGCTGCAGCAGACCAAATCCCTTATTGTTCGCCTGGAGCCCAAGCTCGAGGCGGCGGCGACTGATCTTTCCGACATCACCCGCATGGCGCGGGAGGAAACTTCGCGACTTACCACGTCAGCCGATGAGATTGCGGAGAGATTCCGACAGCAGGCGGAGCGCGTGGCGCAGATGACCGACACCGCTCTCAATGGAGTGGAGCGCGCGAGCCATTTCCTCAACAGCGCCGTGAACGCCCCCGCGCGGCAAGCCTCAGGCATTCTGGCTGCGGCCAAGGCCGTGATCAGCTCGCTTCGCCAACCCACCTCGCCTCGGCCCAGCCAGCCTACCGACGAGGATTATCAGCGCGAACGGCAGCAATACGTTTAGATTTCCTGCACAGCTTCTCCGCCGCACTCGTTTAGTCTGATCGCGGAGGCCGAACGTGCGCTTGCAAGTCCCCGTGTTTCTTCTTGCTGTGCTTTCCCTCACGATTTCAGCGTCCGCCCAGGCCGGCGGATCCGCATCTCTTCTCGTGCTTTCCAAGCAGGACCACACCGTAGCGATCGTCGATCCGGCAACGCTAAAGGTGCTGGGCAAAGCTCCGGTCGGCGAGGATCCACACGAGATTGTCGCGTCTGCGGATGGGCGTGCGGCCTACGTGTCGAATTACGGATTTGGCCGCTTCCACACCATCACGGTGATAGACCTGGTGAGCAAGAAGCAGGAGAAGGTGATCGACCTGACTCCCCTGCGCGGGCCGCACGGTTTGGCGTTTGCGGATGGCAAGCTTTGGTTCACGGCCGAGGTGAACAAGTGCATCGGCAGCTACGATCCGCAGACCGGTAAGGTCGACTGGATTCTGGGCACCGGGCAGAATCGCACCCACATGCTCTATGTCCTTCCCGGCGCAAAGCGCATCGTGACCACGAATGTGAACGCGGGGACGGTCAGCGTTCTCGACTTTGTAGAGGCCAAAGGTGGCCCGCCGCCGGGCGGCCCCGGAATGGCAGGAGCGCCGGGTGGGCCACCTCCTCCGCCGGGATTTCCTCGGGGCGCGATTCTCCCGCCGGGTGGCGACTGGAACCCGACTGTCATTCCTGTGGGCACTCGAGATGAAGGCTTTGATGTCTCGCCGGGCGGCAAGCAGGCTTGGATTGCCAACGCCGGCGACGGTACCGTCTCAGTCATCGATCTGGATGCGAAGCGCGTGACCGCCACTCTGGACGTGAACGTGAAATCGGCAAACCGGCTGAAGTTCACCCCGGATGGAAAGCGGGTCCTGGTCTCGATGCTGGGAAGCGGCGATCTCGTCGTGATCGATGCCGCCTCGCACCAGGTGGTGAAGCGGGTGCCGATCGGCAAGGGTGCGGCGGGCATCCAGATGCAGCCGGATGGGGCTCGCGCGTATGTGGCGTGCACGCCGGACAATTATGTTGCGGTAATCGACCTGAAGACTCTTGAGGTGGTGGGTCACATCGATGCGGGTGGAAATCCGGACGGGCTTGCCTGGGCGATTGCGCAATAGCGGCGGCCACGGAGCTTCGCCTTGTTTTCTCCCGGGGGACGACAGAGGCTGTCTACCTATAGATTTCGATTACTTCTGGTTACCAATCGGCACAGCCTTCGCGCCCCCTTTGTGGGATTCAGAATTTGCCTTTCCGCTCATAAGCTTGTGAGCATGGCACTTCCGCCATCAGGAGTCGCGCGCCTTCACCCCCTTATGATTCGGGCGAGCCGTTCCAGAGGAGCCAGTTCAAAAAACGGCTGTACGGACCTGGAAACCGGGCGAGCAAGCTGTATCGAGGAAAGCGGAACAAAGTTGAACGGGCGGATTTTCAAGTCGTGTCTCAGCGTGCTTTTTGCGAGCGCGATGGGTGTATCTGCGGCTTGGTCACAGGCGCCGGCACAAGCTGCGTCCGAGCCCCAGAATCCTGCACTTAAGCCGAATCCGCTGGATGCGTTGCGCAAGTTCGAGCCGGCCGCCGATGAGGAGTATCAGCTCGGTCGCGGCGATGAGATTCAGGTTGATTTTTCCGGGCGCCCCGAACTGCAGGCCAAGCAGGTGGTGGGCCCCGATGGCCGCATTACGCTGCCGTTGGCGGGCGAGGTGATGCTTGCCGGGGAGACGCGCAGCGGCGCCGCAAAAAAGGTTGAAGCGGCGCTGGCGCCCTACTACGCAAATCTCAGTGTGTTGGTCACGGTAACCAAGTACACGGCGAACCGGGTGCTGGTGCTGGGCGCGGTGGATCATCCTGGCCCCGTTGTGTTCGACGGCGCGCCCACGCTGCTGGAGGCGATCACCCGCGGCGGTCTGCCGCTGGTTGGACCGCTGAAGCGGCCCCAGATTCCCGATCAGTGCGCCATCTATCGCGGCAGCGATAAAGTCATGTGGGTGCAGCTGCGTCAACTGGTCGATTCAGGTAATCCGCTGGCCGACATCAGGCTTCGGCGCGATGACGTGGTCTACGTGCCCGATCCGTCAGACCGGTTCGTGTCGGTTATGGGTGAAGTCAATCATCCCGGCCCCGTCGAGCTGAACAGCACCTCAACGTTGTCGAGCGTGCTCGCCCTGGCAGGCGGCATCACGGAAAAGGCCGGCGGCGATCCGCATGTGCAGATTGTGGACACGAAGACCGGCGCATCGCGCAGCCTCAAATTCAAGGATCTTCTGAGCTCGTCGAAATCGATGGAGATCACGCTGCATCCGGGCGATATCGTCTATGTGCCTGTGAGCGGGTTCTATCGTGCGACGTATTTC from the Occallatibacter riparius genome contains:
- a CDS encoding YtxH domain-containing protein; its protein translation is MAEESSNINGLAWFLAGLGIGALAGILYAPKSGRETREDLANSAREGTEYLRNRSKQVADQVGGMVDKGREQMGDYMDRGREVMDRGRAQWEEFVERGKSLVGDQSRRVSEAVDAGKQAFRSATSTATSTSGSGSGAFGSGSGNSGTPASSTGGAGV
- a CDS encoding beta-propeller fold lactonase family protein, whose product is MRLQVPVFLLAVLSLTISASAQAGGSASLLVLSKQDHTVAIVDPATLKVLGKAPVGEDPHEIVASADGRAAYVSNYGFGRFHTITVIDLVSKKQEKVIDLTPLRGPHGLAFADGKLWFTAEVNKCIGSYDPQTGKVDWILGTGQNRTHMLYVLPGAKRIVTTNVNAGTVSVLDFVEAKGGPPPGGPGMAGAPGGPPPPPGFPRGAILPPGGDWNPTVIPVGTRDEGFDVSPGGKQAWIANAGDGTVSVIDLDAKRVTATLDVNVKSANRLKFTPDGKRVLVSMLGSGDLVVIDAASHQVVKRVPIGKGAAGIQMQPDGARAYVACTPDNYVAVIDLKTLEVVGHIDAGGNPDGLAWAIAQ
- the nusB gene encoding transcription antitermination factor NusB → MTAGTRRKSRELAMQMLFQQDMGKQSPDQVRATFWKAGDEVEAEVKGFAEDLFRVATLNQEKIDDLITANAKNWRLERMPAVDRNLLRMAIGEMIGFKGTPFPIVINEALEIGRRYSAPESINFLNGVLDAVAHSLIGK
- a CDS encoding polysaccharide biosynthesis/export family protein, whose product is MNGRIFKSCLSVLFASAMGVSAAWSQAPAQAASEPQNPALKPNPLDALRKFEPAADEEYQLGRGDEIQVDFSGRPELQAKQVVGPDGRITLPLAGEVMLAGETRSGAAKKVEAALAPYYANLSVLVTVTKYTANRVLVLGAVDHPGPVVFDGAPTLLEAITRGGLPLVGPLKRPQIPDQCAIYRGSDKVMWVQLRQLVDSGNPLADIRLRRDDVVYVPDPSDRFVSVMGEVNHPGPVELNSTSTLSSVLALAGGITEKAGGDPHVQIVDTKTGASRSLKFKDLLSSSKSMEITLHPGDIVYVPVSGFYRATYFLERLSPLTSLATLAAVNGAF
- the ribH gene encoding 6,7-dimethyl-8-ribityllumazine synthase, producing the protein MIKGISFIRPTANRSSYDRLAGFFAALGFEPGRGWEEPGGQGASFLAPVGNLELVDGSMPQFAPIAIEVTSLDTVLQAATRWLESEGLDAEKALSPISSTHWKSHYFTVEIEPGQSFSFWAWDDPLKGKPVALEGDLSAEGMRFAIVVARWNAVITDRLLEGALDALLRSGARRGDITIVRVPGAWEIPSAARTLANQAAGGTVALDAIVTLGCLLRGETAHYEAIYNEVSRGIGQSQQETGIPHSFGVLTCETLEQALNRAGIKAGNKGFEAAAAAIEMVSLRRKLLEGASA